A stretch of DNA from Natrinema halophilum:
GAGGGTACAGCACGCCAGGAAGCGCTTGCTGACCTCGAGCGCTTGCTCGGCAGGTTCGAAGTCATCGACGTAGAGCGCGCCGTTTCGACTGCTGCAGCCGACATCATTTCATCGTTACAACAACGCGGGGAGCCCTTACACGATTTGCACGATGTCTACATCGGAGCGACAGCAACAGTCGAACAACTGCCGATTCTGACTGCGAACGTGGACCATTTCGACCGAATTGACGATGTTACAGTCGTCGACTGGTCCTCTTTTTGATTGGGACTGACCTGCGGTGATCGTTCCGGTCCATATCGCTCAAGTCAAATCTCCACTCTCGGTCGGCCCCGGTCGGAAATGAGACCTGCATCTGACAACGCAGTTTTGACTTCCTCGTACCGCTGAAGGGGGCTTCCGCTCCAACGTGTTACGATGGTCTAGCCGTCGTTCGAGAACCTCTCGTTTGCGGAAATGGCTCGCTCCGTCGTCGTCGATGGCCGGCGAATCGACGTCGACGAGGCGGCAGTCGAGGTCTACGAGTGGCTGACCTGGTAATCGCGACCGGTATTTTACTCGTTTCATGACTGTCACTTCAAGCGTAATATCGACGGTATAAGCCCAATAGTGGTCAATCAGTAGCCTTTTGCGGGTCGGCGAGGGAGTACTTCCCGATGGAAGACGACGCGGTTCGTGCGGACTCGAGCGTCCTCTCGGACGGCGGAGAAACCGTGGCGATCACGGACGAAGCCGACGAAATTTCACCCGACGAGGTTTGCGTCCTCATCCCCACGCTCGACGAGGCGGCGACGATCGGTGACGTGATCGACGGATTCTACGACGAAGGGTACACGAACGTCGTCGTCGTTGACGGCGACTCCACCGACGATACACGCGAGATCGCTCGCGAGCACGGCGCGGAGGTGATGGTCCAGTCCGGCGATGGGAAGGGGCAAGCCGTTCGCGAGGTTCTCGAGTACGTGACGGTTCCGTACGTGTTGATGCTCGACGGCGACGGCACCTACGATCCGGCCGACGCGGACAAAATGATCGAACCGCTCGCGCGCGGGTACGAACACGTGATCGGGAACCGCTTTGCGGATATGGACGACGACGCGATGCGGGCGTTAAACGGGTTCGGCAATCGGATGATCAATCGCGCGTTCGGGTTCGTCCACG
This window harbors:
- a CDS encoding type II toxin-antitoxin system VapC family toxin, with the translated sequence MAKLDDEGRHAISTVTVTELRLGVNKRYEEGTARQEALADLERLLGRFEVIDVERAVSTAAADIISSLQQRGEPLHDLHDVYIGATATVEQLPILTANVDHFDRIDDVTVVDWSSF
- the aglJ gene encoding S-layer glycoprotein N-glycosyltransferase AglJ, which codes for MEDDAVRADSSVLSDGGETVAITDEADEISPDEVCVLIPTLDEAATIGDVIDGFYDEGYTNVVVVDGDSTDDTREIAREHGAEVMVQSGDGKGQAVREVLEYVTVPYVLMLDGDGTYDPADADKMIEPLARGYEHVIGNRFADMDDDAMRALNGFGNRMINRAFGFVHGANYEDILSGYRAFTVDSFERLSLDSDGFTIETELAVECVKHGIETTVVPISYTARPDESETNLHPIRDGGTILLALYSLAKTNNPLFYFGSLGVSGIVSGFLIAVYVLWEWVQYNQSHEIMAVVSAAAILLGVQLLMFGVLSDMLVTLHREQRRRLERIAREARDK